The following coding sequences lie in one Cupriavidus sp. WKF15 genomic window:
- a CDS encoding peptidylprolyl isomerase has product MKTTVLSFSLAAVLAAGSLPAAAQNAAVVNGKAIPSAKLDKLIAGTGQPDNPELRDRARSMLIDRELLVQEANKRGLTQRDDVQEQLEQARLNVLAGAVFEDYVKTHGASDAELRKQYDKIKSQFGNGKEYHVRHILVANEADAKAIIAKIKGGAKFEDLAKASSKDPGSAANGGDLDWANSGSYVPEFSAAMTGLKKGQMTDTPVKTQFGWHIIELVDVRDAKIPSYEEVKPQLMQMMMGDQNWQREQFQAMMKNLKDKAKIQ; this is encoded by the coding sequence ATGAAGACCACCGTCCTCTCGTTCAGCCTGGCGGCTGTGCTCGCTGCCGGCAGCCTGCCCGCAGCCGCCCAGAATGCCGCTGTCGTGAATGGCAAGGCCATTCCCTCGGCCAAGCTGGACAAGCTGATCGCCGGCACCGGCCAGCCCGACAACCCGGAGTTGCGGGATCGTGCGCGCAGCATGCTGATCGACCGCGAACTGCTGGTGCAGGAAGCCAACAAGCGAGGCCTGACGCAGCGTGACGACGTGCAGGAGCAGCTGGAGCAAGCGCGCCTGAACGTGCTGGCCGGCGCGGTGTTCGAGGACTACGTGAAGACCCACGGCGCAAGCGACGCCGAACTGCGCAAGCAGTACGACAAGATCAAGTCCCAGTTCGGCAATGGCAAGGAATACCACGTGCGCCACATCCTCGTGGCGAACGAAGCCGATGCCAAGGCCATCATCGCCAAGATCAAGGGCGGCGCCAAGTTCGAGGACCTGGCCAAGGCCTCATCCAAGGATCCGGGCTCCGCGGCCAACGGCGGCGACCTGGACTGGGCCAACAGCGGCAGCTACGTGCCGGAATTCTCGGCGGCCATGACCGGCCTGAAGAAGGGCCAGATGACCGATACGCCGGTCAAGACCCAGTTCGGCTGGCACATCATCGAACTCGTCGATGTTCGCGACGCCAAGATCCCGAGCTACGAAGAGGTCAAGCCCCAGCTGATGCAGATGATGATGGGCGACCAGAACTGGCAGCGCGAGCAGTTCCAGGCCATGATGAAGAACCTCAAGGACAAGGCAAAGATCCAGTAA
- a CDS encoding BolA family transcriptional regulator encodes MAADPATIEAILREALAPSHLVVRDDSALHAGHAGAASGGGHYDVTIVSERFTGHTRVARHRMVYDALRGLFPTQIHALAVTAFTDQEFQSRETSRGSSSNSQT; translated from the coding sequence ATGGCAGCTGATCCCGCCACTATCGAGGCGATTCTGCGTGAAGCGCTTGCTCCAAGCCACCTGGTCGTGCGTGATGACAGCGCGTTGCATGCCGGCCATGCCGGTGCGGCATCCGGCGGTGGCCACTATGACGTGACCATCGTCAGCGAGCGCTTTACGGGCCACACCCGCGTTGCGCGGCACCGCATGGTGTATGATGCGCTGCGCGGTCTGTTCCCCACGCAGATCCACGCTTTGGCCGTGACCGCGTTCACCGATCAAGAATTTCAATCCCGCGAAACCTCACGCGGTTCTTCCAGCAACTCTCAGACCTGA
- a CDS encoding ACT domain-containing protein yields MAKDLLVERMDVWAASIPDRPGGLAEVLEALRDAGADLQFVVARRSPEAPGKGVVFVTPLQSDREIRTAAQVGFNVTNSLHSLHIMGPNEPGVAAELTRKLATGGINLRGFSASVIGTRFVAYLALDSLDDANAALEILSRDN; encoded by the coding sequence ATGGCAAAGGATCTTCTCGTCGAGCGGATGGATGTGTGGGCTGCCTCCATTCCAGACCGGCCGGGCGGCCTGGCCGAGGTGCTGGAGGCGCTGCGCGACGCGGGCGCGGACCTGCAGTTCGTGGTTGCCCGCCGGAGTCCGGAGGCACCCGGAAAGGGCGTGGTGTTCGTGACACCGCTGCAGTCTGACAGGGAAATTCGTACGGCTGCGCAAGTCGGTTTCAATGTCACGAACAGCTTGCATTCACTGCACATCATGGGACCGAACGAGCCCGGTGTTGCCGCCGAGCTGACGCGGAAGCTCGCTACGGGAGGCATCAATTTGCGTGGCTTTTCGGCTTCCGTGATCGGTACGCGGTTCGTCGCCTACCTCGCTCTGGATTCGCTGGACGATGCGAATGCTGCCCTGGAGATCCTGAGCCGCGACAACTGA